The DNA region CGCCTAGTGCCTAACCCCGAGTAATGGCCGCAGTTAAGGCCTGCTTCGCGCAGCAGATCCATACAGTCGTCCTCGGACAATGTCAAATGGCGCCGTTGCTGTGTGCACGGTTTTGCTAGAAACCGAGTCCTCGTTTGAGGTCTACGGACAGCCGTGTGGATCTGTCTACGCTGGTTTCCCAATTTGCCGCGACCAGCTAGGGAGTTCACCCCGTGTGTAGACCCTCCCAATCTTTCCTTGAAAGCTTCACCAAACTGACCTGGGTGTGTCACCATTGTCACACCAACAGACACCAGCGCTTCTATCTTCTCCTTCGCATCGGGTTCCCCAGCGATAGTGAAAGCTCCGGCGTGACCCATGATACGACCGCGTGGCTCGTGAATCCCAGCGATAAGTCCGACTATTGGCCTATGGTTGAGCTGTTAGCTGACACAACCTGTGTAACGGCCATAATAAACTTACTTCGGACTTTGTGTGCGAGAATGATAGTCTCGGATCCTATCCAGCGAGGTCATTGTCAGCACACGAACACGGAATAGAAATGAAGGATTGGAAAAACAAGTCGGAATAATACCATTCGGCAGCATCCAGCTCACCCAAACCGCCGATTTCCCCGATTAGAGCAATAGCCTCCGTATCACTGTCATTTTCTAAGACAGTCAAAGCCTCCCTCAGGTCTGTACCGGGAACAATGTCACCGCCCACGCCTATACAAAGGCTCTGCCCAAGACCAGCTCTCGTGGTTGACGCCACAGTTTCATAGCTCAGCGTACCTGATTTAGCAATGATTCCAATTTTCCCTGGCGAGAAGCAAGGCAAGGGCTGGAATCCTGGGACAATGTGACGTTAGTTCTCAGTACAGTAAGTGTGGATGTTGATATGGGCCATATGCACACCGATTCGACACTTTCCCACGGCGGAGATGATCCCTGGGGAGTTTGGACCGACCAGGCGAGACTTGGATTGAGTCTTTAAGATAGAATGAATCTTTGAATGTCAGAATATTGGTTTTGGGATTTTCAGCAGTGGCGGCTTGCTTACTCGAAGCATGTCGTGCAGAGGAATATGCTCTGCTACTGCCACGATCAAAGGAACCTCGGCTTCAATGGCCTCCTCGATAGCACCTGGGGCCTGATGAGCTGCTACATAGATCGCTGTTGCATCTGGTTTGAGTTCTTTCATGGCCTATCGGCTAGGTTAGCAGGGACTTGGGTGAGAACACAGGCAGAGCACACAGACTGACTGAACCGTGGGGAGCACCGGAAGCCCGAAATGTTCTCCGGTCCGGCCGGGCCTCACGCCTCCAACAATGTTGGTCCCCCAAGCGATCGAGTCTTTGGCATTTGCTGTTGCCTGCTTGCCCGTGAAGCCTTGGAACATGACACGGGTGTGTGCTCCTATACGGAGATTGGGAAGAGTGTCGGCATAGCTCTGCAGTCTCACTGTTGTTCCAAAGTTTCGGCGCAGGGCTTGCTGCCGCGGCACGACGAATCGGGGCCCATATCGGATAGGCTGAACAACACGCATTTTTGGGGGGATAAAGGGTTTCTAAGTATTTCagagtggtgatggtgtatATGGGAGACAAACTCCCGGACAGGTAATACTGAATGTGAGCGCCAGCGCCTGTTGGCCGATCATATCCCACGATCAAGCCGAGGTATTTGGGTGTCGAAAAGAGGGACCGGTACCAGTCGAGCATCGACGAACAAGATGCGTAAGTCGACTTACAGCCCAGAGCAACCATGTGGACGTCCCCAGACCCCGCAAACTAGCCCCTGTCGAAAACGGCCGCATGGCATGGTGGGGTCATGCACATGTCATAACAAAATCACCACTGAAGCTCGCCCTTGAcgccgttggtgttggcccCAGCCTGGCTGGGAGTTTTATCCTCCTTAAACCCCAAGTTTTTGAAGTCGTCTTTTGCCATCAAATTACTACAAGTCCAGAACCGTCAGCTTCCCAAATCAAGTACTGCCATCGCATCTTTGGCGGTTGAGGAGTGACGAACTGGTCCATCCGACACCCAAGATATGACTTGGCCAGTTGCCGGCATTCGTCCTGGTTGACGCCTTTAACCTTCTTGATACAACTTAGGTAACTCATCATGACATCTTTGCACTCTCCTACAAGTACGAGCGGCCATGAGTAAGACATATGGCAAACCATCGATCGGTCATGAAGTTGGACTAGACATACCGTCATGATCAAGGGGAAAACTCCCTCTCTGTGGTCTTGTGACAGGGGCGTAATGTCAGTGTCGAATGTAAAATTACAAAACAGTGCTACTCACGGAGAGGGCTTGGTATTTGGGAGAGCCCCAGGGCTTCCGAAGGTACTCATAGTGACTGGTGAAAGGCAAGTGTCTGAGAGGTTGTTCGAGGCAGCTGCGTACAGAAAAGCCTGCTATCGAATTGTTATTCTGGTTGAGATGGTTGGTTATTTACACTACCTATAGTTCATGAAATGTCTGTTGCCGGCTGATCGAACCTGGTAACTCAACTGGGTGCCGGTCCGACTGCGGGATTACCTAAAGTTAGGTACTGGCAGCCACATCTACGAACCCAGCCACACTCACACTCGAGGTAGCAGGTGAGGTAGCAAGTGTAGCCTCAGGCATTACCGGCCGGCGGCCGGAAAAGCCCAAAGTCTTGTTTTCCTCACTGTTCTTCGCCAAGGCCAGCGCACCTTGTTCGCGGTGGGTCAGCCTGTGACGACGCGCTTGTCCGTATCGGTAATGTGCACCACTTCGCACAAGCACTTCAACCTCCAACTTTTTTGTGGCTACCCACTTGAACGGCCAAGTCCCAAATCGCCCCAATTTAATCCGCAGCTACGGAGTAGATTTTTGGCATCCACCCGCACCTTGGGCATGAACAGAGGGCATCCCTCGTCTCTCTCGAGCTGCTAACGGCCAGGCGaaacaaaccccccttcctctctcctTGTCAGTCTTTTTTCTCCCAAGAGCCGCGACCAGGCGTCCGCTGctccctttctttcccctcATCAACGACTGACGATTTGCCCTTCAGCCAGCAGTGCGAGCATTGCGTCCCACCTGCTCaacccaccacacacaccaccaccacccaccacctcgacTGGATCCTCGCTCGCTTTTCTCGCTCGCCCTGCTACCAGTAGCGCAGCTCCCGGTCCTTCACTGGCCCGCCCAACCGACCTAGCCATCTCTCCTAGATCACCACTTCAAGTTTCTTGTGGCCCTGCACAGAAAATCGCTATCATGGCCGCTCTCGGCGACGACCTGTTGGCGACTGTGAACAAGTTGCAGGACCTGGTCTTCAACACCATTGGAAATGACTCTCTCGATCTGCCCCAGATTGTATGTCCTGGTCCAGGCCTTTCTAGAGGTGGACAATGCTAACTGTATTCTCCTCGCCGTAGGTTGTCGTCGGCTCACAATCTGCGGGAAAATCCTCTGTGCTCGAAAACATCGTTGGGCGAGACTTCCTTCCCAGAGGCAGTGGCATTGTGACCCGCAGGCCCCTGATTCTGCAGCTGATCAACGTCCccagcgaggatgaggccgaGGACCCCCTTGCCGCTAGCTACCGGAATCCCAACCAAGCTCTCCGGAATGAGTGGGCAGAGTTCCACCATATTCCCAACCGGAGGTTTACCGACTTTGGGGATGTGAAGCGGGAAATTGAAAATGAGACGGCGAGAGTTGCAGGAAGCAACAAGGGCATCAACCGCCAGCCCATCAACCTGAAAATCTACTCTCCTCACGTCCTGAACCTCACGCTCGTTGACTTGCCAGGACTGACAAAGGTCGGTAACCGTGCTCATGACCTTGCTCTGTCGCGTGTCCTAACTGCTACACTCTAGGTTCCCATCGGCGATCAACCTACCGACATTGAGAAGCAGACTCGAAACCTCATCTCAGAGTACATTGCTAAGCCAAACAGCATTATTTTGGCCGTGTCCCCAGCAAACGTTGACATTGTCAACTCGGAGGCTCTAAAGCTTGCAAGGCATGTCGACGCCCTCGGGAGGAGAACGATTGGCGTTCTTACCAAGGTCGATTTGATGGACCACGGCACAAATGCGCTTGATATTCTTTCCGGCCGTGTGTATCCTTTGAAGCTGGGCTGGATCGGAGTCGTCAATCGGTCGCAGCAAGACATCCAAGGTAACAAGCCTATGGAGGAGGCATTGAAGTCAGAGATGGAATTTTTCAGGCACCATCCCGCATATCGGAACATTGCGACCCGCTGCGGCACCCAATTTCTGGCCAAAACTCTTAACACGACCCTCATGGCACACATCCGCGACAGGCTTCCCGACATCAAGGCTCGCCTCAACACTCTTATGGGACAGACTCAACAGGAGCTCGCCAGTTATGGAGACATGCATTTCAGCGGCAAAGAGCATCGAGGCTCGCTCATCTTGACCCAGATGACACGCTTTGCGACATCGTTCATATCCTCCATTGATGGTACTTCTACCGAAATTTCGACCAAGGAGCTCTGTGGTGGCGCCCGTATCTATTACATATTTAACTCGGTGTTTGGAAGCTCACTGGAATCGATTGACCCCACGTCGAATCTTTCTGCGCACGACATTCGGACGGCGATCCGCAACTCTACCGGCCCTCGGCCCAGCCTGTTTGTCCCTGAAATGGCCTTTGACCTGCTTGTGAAGCCGCAGATCAAGCTTCTCGAATCCCCAAGTCAACGATGCGTTGAGCTCGTTTACGAGGAGCTCATCAAGATCTGCCACACATGTGGATCCAACGAGCTTTCCCGCTTCCCCAGGCTTCAAGCTAAACTGATTGAGGTTGTGTCTGACCTTCTCCGGGAGAGGCTCGGCCCGGCATCGACATATGTAGAGTCTCTGATTTCCATTCAGCGAGCGTACATCAACACGAACCACCCCAACTTCCTTGGCGCCGCCGCGGCCATGAGTCACGTTGTTAGCAACAAGCAAGAGCGGGAGAGAAAGCGCCTGATTCAAGAAGAGcgggagagaagagaacGGAGGCGGCTAAAGGAGCTCGGCGCCAACGGCGCGGACACTcccgctgaggaggaggaggacaaggggACGCCAGAAAAAGAATCCGTCGCGATACGAAAGTCGGCTGCCAAGAACGTCCGTAGCCTTTCACCTGCGGTACGCGAATCTGCATCAGGCGgtcttgctgctgcgctTAACGGAGGTCGCTCGGACTCTCCTGCCCGGTTGAACGGACAAGGGTTAGGCAACGCGAAAGATTCGTTCCTTAACTACTTCTTTGGTAAGGATGGCGCCATTGTGCCGGgagcaccacctcctcactcaCAAATGGGCCGCCATATCAACCAAATGTCGGAGCCTACCTTTAGCCAGAGCATGAGGCGGCAAGAAGAGAAGCCGATGCGATCTCCCATGATGCCGCTCAGAAGTGACGATAATCTCGACTTTACGTCCAAGACCACCGAAACTGTAAGTTGTCTAAACCTGTTGCCCCATAAGCTATCCTGTAGCTGTGCCCTGACTCAATCATTGCAGGCCGATAGTAGCAGCGATCCAGCCATGACGGACCGCGAAGCTATGGAAGCGGAGCTTATTCGGGCGCTAATCAGCTCCTATTTTAACATTGTTCGTGAGAGCATTGCGGACCAGGTGCCCAAAGCCATCATGCACTTGCTCGTTAACCACTGCAAGGACGTGGTTCAGAACCGACTGGTGAGCGAGCTGTACAAGGAGTCGATGTTCGAAGAGCTCCTATACGAGGATGATgccgtcaagaaggagcGTGAGAAGTGCGAGAAGCTGCTCCAGACCTACCgcgaggcggccaagatcaTCGGCGAAGTCGTATAGTCCCAGTATACTCGGGGGTcaaggggggaaagggtgGCTAGTTGGGCAAGTGGATGGATGTCTATACGATGGAAGTGAGCGGGTTTGGGTCTTTCGATTTTGCATGAATTCTTCTAGACGGGTTCTTTCTCCCCCACAAAAACCCAGTACACAAGGCAACTAACTCGATTCGGGTGGTCAAGCGAAAATTAGTCATGGTTTTGTGTAGAGTTGAGATGGAAGGGGGTGAACTAGGCCATTTTAGCTATTGCCTCTCCGCCATCATGTGTACATAGGGGCCGATCAAAAGTACTACTTCTCAACGGTGTTTAAACATGGCAGCCTCTCTCACATGTGACGTGTATGCGGGACGAAAAAGCTTATCTAATAAATGGGTGCACGCACCCAGTCCTTTGTTGGAACTTTGGACCCGACGCGTTCCAGACCCACTCCCACTCGGCAgcttccatccatcccttccaTCCAATTCAATCCATACTTGAACATTTTCGGCTTTGGCAAGGCTGTCAACCATCTCATCCACtgcactcactcactcactcaccgcaacaccatcaccacgtCTCTGACCAACGCTCACCAGCCCTCGGCTCTGCTGACTCCCGTCCGCCCGTCCGTCTGTTCTTTTCTCTCCCACCAGACACGCTCCATCTTTCCGCACCTGGTGCCCTCGTTACGCGGTTTGACTTGGGACATTTCTGGCTCTTTCCTGCCTGCCTATTAATCACAGCCAGCTCCGCCCGTCTAGCGACGCTCAAGATGCTGGGCTCACCAACAGATCAACTGCACTGGTAGCCGAGTTTTTCTGGTTGCCCGTGGTGGGCTCCTATCCTCTGCATAGGAGCCGTCCGCCTTATACAGGCAACGACGCCATCTTCTTGAACGTCGTTGTCAGTCtaccaactcctccttcactCCATCATCCTATTTCTCCCtaccccaccgcccccccctccccactctGCAGCACCGGACAAGTGTTTCCATTCTCCTTTCTGTCGCCACCAATTTGGTGCGACGTTGTTCTTCTCGTTTCTCAAATGGCCTCGGATGGTTTACATGGAGCTGGCCATCCAATGGCTTCTCGAGGCCCGGAGCTCCCAAACGCTGAGGCGCCCGTGTTGACAAGGAAACGCAAGTCATCTGGGCTCGAAGCAAAGTCGGATGCATCTACGGAAGTTTCATCTCAAGAGACgaacaagaaggtcaaggtgGACAATGACTGCGCCGAAAGGAAATCTGTTGCGGTGCCCATACCGGTGGATCGGTCTGCTCTTCCCCCAGAGATTTGGCATCGGATATTTACCTTCTGTCCGCCAAGGTCATTGGGTAACTTGTTGTCTGTCAACAAACTCTTCAACCTATATCTTGACCCAAGTTCGAAGGTTAGCAAAGGCGCTCCCGCTTCTAGCAGCAGCGGTGCTGTTGCACAAATCAAGGCCAACAGTATCTGGCAGGTTTCCAGACGGCTCTTTTGGCCTTATATGCCCTCCCCATTGCGCTCCAAGACAGAACTCGAGATGTGGCGGCTTGCTTGCTCTCATAGGTGTCATTACTGTGGAAAACTGGATCCGCGGAAACAGACTACCATGCTTGATCCTCATCTTCGAGGTCCCGGAGAAAACGGGGTAGCTACCATCTGGCCATTTGAGACTTGTATGTGTGCAGCGTGTCTCTTGAAGCACACCATCAAGGTACGATCATTCCGCGCCTCTTCTCTGGGAGAACCTTCAGTTTGACACCGGAAAACAGGAACTCGATTTAGATCTCTCACCCACTATCCCTTCCTCAGTTGTACCCGCGCTCTCTTTCGTGTACCTCACAAGCGACCTTCAGGTCCTCCCGGCTACTACTTTTGAACAAGGTCAGCTTCCTGTCGAAACACAGGTCACCAAACGGTTCCTTTCCTCCGAGGTTCAAGCACTGGAACGTGAACTTCTAGAGGTCAGAGAAATGGGCCCGGGGACGGTGACAGAATGGTTGAAGGGACTTCCAGCGCGCGGTAGCGGCATCCGACAAGAAGTCTTGAAGTGGGAGAAATGGGAAAGTCTCGGTGGGCTTGCAAAAATGTGCTCGCAGCTTTACCCTGGCTACGTGAAAGACGTTGTGAGCACTCTGCCTGCCTCCACGACGCACGCGCCATCTTCTGATTCTTCATCTTCGATGCTGCCAAATCAACCATCATCGGCTGCCACCCGCCAGCAGTTTCCTCATATCCGTCATGAACGCACCGCggctgaggttgctgagctCAAGGCAGCGCGGAGAGCCGAGATTGAGCGACGTGCGCTGTTTCTTGAGCCCCCCTTGGGCCCAAACGTACTCCGGCACATCCCATCATTCCAAGCAGCTATGCAgattcctcatcctccttttGACGATAAAGCCTGGGAAGTCCTCAAGCCGCGGCTCTTGGCTCAACGAGCTGACGCTGAACAGCGAGAACGAGAGAACGCAGCCGCCATTCAGGCCAAGCAAGACTCTCATTTTGAAACGACTCTTGCTAGCACAAAAGAAGCCCGGGATCTGATCGACAAGGCTTGGGAAGATCAACAAGGGCCTCTTCGAGAACGCATCGCCGGTTACGCAGATGAGATAATCAGAGACGGGTGGAACAATGGCAAGGTCACCAAGGAAACATGTGCCAGGTTTGCGGTTGAGGCACTTGGCTACGTGCGTAAACGATTCTACGCTGAAATTGCCAAGGATGTCGATGCTGCAAGGTCTGCCGGTCAAACACCGCCCGTTGATCCTCCAGAGGGTCCCTTCACGCAGAAGCTCACGTTGGAGAATATGAAATGGATTTTCGATACGAAAATCAAGCCCATCACAGAACGCTACCACAAGGAACTGTTTTATTGCAATGGCTGCGAGGGGATCACCAAGACATTCGGGTTTGAAGGTGTTATACAACATTTCGCCGCAAAGCACACAAGCGCTCTCAGTTCGGGCAACATCGTTGTCTACTGGAGAGCAGAATGGCCGGAACATCCTCCATTTGCGGCAGAGATCCGACAGGTTCGCCATCATTCTTTCTTTGCGCCCACCCAACCTGTTTTCCCCGCCACCGGTCCTTCATCGTTCCCAGTCGGCCACAGCtaccctccagcaccacttGCACCTAATCATTTGCCAACATACCCACCGGGCCCATATGGGTATGGAAATTCAGCCTACAATGACCCTTATcagccgccaccgccgccgccgccgccgccgtacCCCTTACAGCCACATCAGATCGTGCCTTCCTATCCGTCTCAGCCTGGATATGAGCACCACCAGTCTTACCCAGCGCCATCTGATCCATACCCGCCTTACCAGCCGCCTGTGGGTCAATACCCCCCAGGCCCTGCTTCAGCTACCGATCCATCTCATCATTACCCGCAACAGCCTCCCCAAGGCAACCCTTACGACCATGGTTACCCACCATATCCAGTCGCCCATCCTTACCTTCCTTCGgcaacaccacaccccgATATGCACAGAGCAAAACTTGAGGATATAGCCCGGAATTCGCGGGAGGTCTGGCAAGAATTGGGCAACATACGAGGACTTCCTGGCAGTGTACGCGTCTTTGTGACAATTCATCATTTGGTCAAGAGATTCCACTCTAAATTTTACGAACCGCCCGCGCTCGCGATTTTTATCGAGGGGCTCTCGAACAACAAAGACATGCGTCCTGTTCGAAACGTGAACGACCTGATCTGCAAGGCTTGTCATCTTGGACTTGGTAACGCTGCCACGGTAGAGCAAGGCAGAAAGAGCTTCTCGTTGCCCCAGCTAACAAATCACTTCCAATCCAAGCACGTCAAGCCTTTGCAGAGTGCGCATGCGCCTCCTATGGATTGGACGTTGGACATGGTGTTCTTACCGGAGCTAGCCCCGATATCGAATCTTCACTCTGCAATGTCAGAGGTGCAAAAGCGACTGATAGTCGAAGCTTTGCCAGGGATCTTTGAACAGCAGGGTCCGAAGCTTGTGCCTGCCGATGTTTATTACGGACAGCCAGCAAGTTCCTCTTCTGTGTATCCGGCCGCCCAGGAAGTCCACAGTGCCTTGCGGACCAAGTCACCACAGGTCTCGTCGGCTGGTGCATATGGTAACACGGCCCCGTCTTATAGTCATTCCGGAAATCTCTCCAATGATGTTCCAGCTATCACAACCCCTACTGCAGCGTCTGAAAAAGCCTCGGGGCATCCCAGTGAGGGTGGCGGGCACGCCTCACAGGGATCTCGACCTGCCAACCGACGCCAAAACGGGCTTCAAAATGGAAAGAAAGCATCTGGCAAGAACAAGCGCAAGAGAAACCAAGACGGGAATCCTTCTGGTGGGCGCAGGGCCGGGAGGCAGTTTAGAAGGGATGAGTCCAGTACCCGGCGCAGAAGCACCAGCGATAATCCTGACACTTCCTCGTCGAACAGAGTGGACAGAGCTCCAGTATCGATTACTTCTTTTGGAGGCTCGTCAGGCCAGGATCGCACCACGGTGGGCAAAGATGCTACCGACCTTTTAGCGGCTTTAGAGTCACATCTCACCCAGGCGCCGCGTGGGCCCGTGTATCACAAGAATGGGACTGCTCCCGCAGCTGGGGAAACTCTTCATAACGCCGCGCAGCCCCATGCCAGGCAGAGTGGGGATGAAGATCAGCATCGCTATTTCGAGCTATCCACTCGGCAGAGGATCTCAGTTGATAAGCGGGTGGAACAGCAGTCCTCTTATCATTCAAGAATAGAAGTCGAACGGCCTGATCACCGCTACCCAAAAACTTCGGACGCAATCAGACCTTCCGGGTACGCCGCGCCTGAGGAGAGATACTACACCCGGTATGATCGGCCCTCTTCTGTCTTACCCGCGGAGCCGGAGCGAGGCAGTGGgctgaggctgttgagggaggagtctGACTATCCGAGATACCGCGACGGGCCGCGCAGACCGATTAACCCGGCTGATGAGATTGTTGAAATCGTACACGTTATCGAGGGAGAGCGTTCATATTATATTGAACGACCGGTTCGGCGTGAGCCCCAGACACGCTACGTGTTTGAAGGGCGAATAGTTCCTCATCGTGAGCCAGTTGACCGCTTTGCtgaaggtggtgggtatGAGGCCGGGTACGCATCGGCCGCTCGGCCTGCAGGATCGGCTTCAGAGATGAATATGGCTAGAAGATTCAGCATGACACCAGAAGGGAGACGGAGGACGGACGGAGGAGTTACGGTCAATAGTTCAGCATACCTAGAGGAGTATGATCCTCGGTTTCCGGCGGCCTAGCTTGCTACCTCATATCACAACACGAGGCTCAAGTTTGATGGATGACATTGTTTCTTTATTGGTCTCAATCAAtgcatatatatatatgaaTACCCAACTTTGGGAATACCCCGATAGTATTGGCATGACTGAGATGATGGAGCACGAAAAGTGCTGTAATCACGGGTGATGTAGAACAGCACTGCTAGCCATCTCGCATTAAGCAGGTGATCTCGAAGTGTCCCAGaagttgggtggtgttgatttcGAGCTGGACGTCTGGTCTTCCCGGATCCACAACCGCCCCCTTTCACCCAAACTCGTTCAATCCAGACCCTGCATTAAATAGTCTTCCATCACCAATTTACTCCAAGTGCAAATGCAGCAATCACATCTCTCAACTCTTCTCCCTGACAGTTCCGTCACTGCTGACATGACATTCACGCACACTCCCACAAGGTCACAGCGAAATGGCCAAAAGGCTCGGGGACACTAGGCAAACGAACGCGAAGTCATTTTTCTATTCATCGTCAACATCACGGTGGATTGTTGATCGTAGCTCATTTCCATGAGCTCCCCACCGATGCCGCCGCACAGGGGACAGTGTAAGATCGGTTGGGGTCCGACTCCCAAGACGCCGCACCTGAGCTGCTGACCTTGACAAACTTGTATTGGATGTTGGTCCCAGGGGCAAGCTTCAGAGTCCCGGTCCAgagagggttgttgttggtgtacTGCGATGCGTTGAGCGCAACGCCGTTGGTTGGGTTCCAGTTGCCGAGAGCGGCCACATTTCCAGTGCTGTTGGGTGGGAAAAGACTTGTTAATATGGTTGCGGTGAAAAGGAACAGAAAGAGTGGGTGGGGGTTATGACATACACCTTGACTGAGTCGCCGAAAGACGTGGGCACGAGGTGGTTGAAAGTGATATCGACCGTGGCTAAGGAGCAGCTGGGATTGGCTGAGTGAATTCACGTAAGCTCTCTGCCTCACCGGTAGATTCAAGAGGAGCATACCTGTCGGGGTGGCAGTTGGGGCAGCGGTCGTTGATGTCGCGGTCGGCGGGCCAGTCAGGGAAGGGCAGATGCCACTTCCGGCGAGGCGAGAGGCTGGGTAGAGCACCCTTGAAACACCGCCATTGAGCGTGACGGTgataccaccacctccatctgTGCTGTAAGGGGTGCAGCTCATGACATCAATCAAGGCctggttgggggtgaagcCAGTGGCCGAAGAGACCAGGGTAACAGGcaccgacgaggaggagccggcgTTGGTGTAAACACCGATAATCTGAGCTCCTGTGAACCCCTTTCGAAGAACAATGGTGCGGCTGTCTGAGTAGATGGTGTGGGCGTTATAAGTGAGGTATTTCGAGTCTTGCGAGATGGCGTGCGACCGAATCTGGTTAAGCTTGGTGATCCATTGGTAGAGTTCCGAGCTGGTCGAGTAGCCCGAATACCAGACAGCCTCGCGATTGTTGGGGGTTCCTGTGCCGGCATAGTGTTGCTCTTGTCCCTGGTAGATGATGGGGATACCTGTGGGTTGTTAGTGAACCACTCCGAACAATTCAAGCGATGGGTGGACTAATACGTACCATCCTTCAGCATCGTGACAGCGATTCCCTAACAAAAGACCAGTGTTAGCGCTTGCTTCGAAAGATCGGGTTGGAGATGCCTCACATTCTTTGCCAGCGCCATATCCTTTGTAAAGGAAGCGAAGCGCTCTACGTCGTGATTCTCTAGGAACGAGCCCCAAAGACTGAGATCCTTCGCAACGCCCTTGATTGTATCGAGACCAGCCACGAGCGCGCTGATGCTACCGCTGGTGGACTGGAAAGCCCGGAGAATGTAATAGTAGCTGAGATGTATGGTCAGAAATGTCCTTTGATCAGCAAAAGAGACATCGACTCACCTAGGATAATCAAGGACGCCATCCATGTAGTTTTGGTATGGCGCGACATAAAGAGCGTCGCCGTGGTACACCTCACCCGTCAAGTATACGCCCGCCGCGGCATTGAATCCAGACCAAAACGATGTCTCGACATGCTTTGCACTGTCGACTCGTAGACCATCACTGAACAAAATCGAGTTAGTTCTTCATTTCGCTTCATGGCACAGGTCGAGGGCTC from Podospora pseudoanserina strain CBS 124.78 chromosome 1, whole genome shotgun sequence includes:
- a CDS encoding hypothetical protein (CAZy:GH13; CAZy:CBM20; COG:G; EggNog:ENOG503NV3E), with protein sequence MYTLNFGMRFLAAGAALCGVMGVSGLSAAEWRKQSIYQVVTDRFARTDLSTTAPCDTTHQVYCGGTWRGLISKLDYIQGMGFTAVWISPVVKQIDGNSRDGSSYHGYWAKDIWALNPAFGNEDDLKALSAALHARGMYLMVDIVTNHMAHMGCANCVDYGALSPFSSSSYYHPPCWINYNSQTSVEQCWQGSDTVSLPDLRTSDPNVRRIWNEWISHLVSTYSIDGLRVDSAKHVETSFWSGFNAAAGVYLTGEVYHGDALYVAPYQNYMDGVLDYPSYYYILRAFQSTSGSISALVAGLDTIKGVAKDLSLWGSFLENHDVERFASFTKDMALAKNGIAVTMLKDGIPIIYQGQEQHYAGTGTPNNREAVWYSGYSTSSELYQWITKLNQIRSHAISQDSKYLTYNAHTIYSDSRTIVLRKGFTGAQIIGVYTNAGSSSSVPVTLVSSATGFTPNQALIDVMSCTPYSTDGGGGITVTLNGGVSRVLYPASRLAGSGICPSLTGPPTATSTTAAPTATPTANPSCSLATVDITFNHLVPTSFGDSVKVTGNVAALGNWNPTNGVALNASQYTNNNPLWTGTLKLAPGTNIQYKFVKVSSSGAASWESDPNRSYTVPCAAASVGSSWK
- a CDS encoding hypothetical protein (EggNog:ENOG503NU1S; COG:S), whose amino-acid sequence is MASDGLHGAGHPMASRGPELPNAEAPVLTRKRKSSGLEAKSDASTEVSSQETNKKVKVDNDCAERKSVAVPIPVDRSALPPEIWHRIFTFCPPRSLGNLLSVNKLFNLYLDPSSKVSKGAPASSSSGAVAQIKANSIWQVSRRLFWPYMPSPLRSKTELEMWRLACSHRCHYCGKLDPRKQTTMLDPHLRGPGENGVATIWPFETCMCAACLLKHTIKELDLDLSPTIPSSVVPALSFVYLTSDLQVLPATTFEQGQLPVETQVTKRFLSSEVQALERELLEVREMGPGTVTEWLKGLPARGSGIRQEVLKWEKWESLGGLAKMCSQLYPGYVKDVVSTLPASTTHAPSSDSSSSMLPNQPSSAATRQQFPHIRHERTAAEVAELKAARRAEIERRALFLEPPLGPNVLRHIPSFQAAMQIPHPPFDDKAWEVLKPRLLAQRADAEQRERENAAAIQAKQDSHFETTLASTKEARDLIDKAWEDQQGPLRERIAGYADEIIRDGWNNGKVTKETCARFAVEALGYVRKRFYAEIAKDVDAARSAGQTPPVDPPEGPFTQKLTLENMKWIFDTKIKPITERYHKELFYCNGCEGITKTFGFEGVIQHFAAKHTSALSSGNIVVYWRAEWPEHPPFAAEIRQVRHHSFFAPTQPVFPATGPSSFPVGHSYPPAPLAPNHLPTYPPGPYGYGNSAYNDPYQPPPPPPPPPYPLQPHQIVPSYPSQPGYEHHQSYPAPSDPYPPYQPPVGQYPPGPASATDPSHHYPQQPPQGNPYDHGYPPYPVAHPYLPSATPHPDMHRAKLEDIARNSREVWQELGNIRGLPGSVRVFVTIHHLVKRFHSKFYEPPALAIFIEGLSNNKDMRPVRNVNDLICKACHLGLGNAATVEQGRKSFSLPQLTNHFQSKHVKPLQSAHAPPMDWTLDMVFLPELAPISNLHSAMSEVQKRLIVEALPGIFEQQGPKLVPADVYYGQPASSSSVYPAAQEVHSALRTKSPQVSSAGAYGNTAPSYSHSGNLSNDVPAITTPTAASEKASGHPSEGGGHASQGSRPANRRQNGLQNGKKASGKNKRKRNQDGNPSGGRRAGRQFRRDESSTRRRSTSDNPDTSSSNRVDRAPVSITSFGGSSGQDRTTVGKDATDLLAALESHLTQAPRGPVYHKNGTAPAAGETLHNAAQPHARQSGDEDQHRYFELSTRQRISVDKRVEQQSSYHSRIEVERPDHRYPKTSDAIRPSGYAAPEERYYTRYDRPSSVLPAEPERGSGLRLLREESDYPRYRDGPRRPINPADEIVEIVHVIEGERSYYIERPVRREPQTRYVFEGRIVPHREPVDRFAEGGGYEAGYASAARPAGSASEMNMARRFSMTPEGRRRTDGGVTVNSSAYLEEYDPRFPAA